A window from Candidatus Nitrospira neomarina encodes these proteins:
- a CDS encoding transglycosylase SLT domain-containing protein, which translates to MLRAVMRGVLATHPIVRVVVIPTLLFLLWLGINWAFHTFQKPTEIFFPLDQSLNKSPVQTWKEYESLFREHATAVITPEFLAALAQVEGGGNPVARTYWRWQLTWNPLELFKPASSAVGMYQITDGTFSEAKRYCIHDHEVVEDGPWHDWRSCWFNSLYTRILPSHAIELTAALLDRQVSQTLGPKRIGKVTLQRKQNLAAVIHLCGAGAGRAYAARGLKLSRNQRCGDHHVSDYLTRINELKFEFAKPAAGDKTIRQGR; encoded by the coding sequence GTGCTCCGCGCGGTCATGAGGGGGGTGCTGGCCACCCATCCGATTGTTCGGGTCGTCGTGATCCCGACCCTCCTTTTTCTACTGTGGCTCGGCATCAACTGGGCCTTTCATACCTTCCAAAAACCCACCGAAATCTTCTTTCCGTTGGACCAATCCCTCAACAAGAGCCCGGTCCAGACCTGGAAAGAATACGAATCTCTTTTTCGGGAGCATGCCACTGCGGTCATCACACCTGAGTTTCTCGCCGCGCTGGCGCAGGTCGAGGGCGGGGGGAATCCTGTGGCACGGACCTACTGGCGGTGGCAATTGACATGGAATCCCTTGGAGCTGTTCAAACCGGCCTCGAGCGCGGTTGGCATGTACCAGATTACCGACGGAACCTTCAGCGAGGCGAAGCGCTACTGCATCCACGACCACGAGGTGGTCGAGGACGGCCCGTGGCACGATTGGAGATCGTGCTGGTTCAATAGCCTCTATACCCGCATCCTGCCGAGCCATGCCATTGAGTTGACGGCGGCGCTGCTCGATCGCCAAGTCAGTCAGACGTTAGGACCGAAGCGGATTGGCAAGGTGACGCTCCAGCGGAAGCAGAATCTGGCCGCCGTGATTCACCTCTGTGGAGCGGGAGCGGGGCGCGCCTATGCCGCACGCGGGCTCAAGTTGTCCCGCAATCAACGGTGCGGCGACCACCACGTCAGCGACTACCTGACACGCATCAATGAGCTGAAGTTCGAGTTTGCCAAGCCGGCGGCAGGAGACAAAACTATCCGGCAGGGGCGTTAG
- a CDS encoding AAA family ATPase, protein MKSFLFESIWLLSHGEQRGRLIRFHPRKNLFVGRNHTGKSSLIKTLFLTLGARPQGDLAQWDEKTISAVDFCIDKKRYRAVHQLRHRALFNETNDLIIATNNHDKWAETFAKTVGFNLVLTDKNLETVQADPRCFFLPFYINQDGSWQSSWNTFIGLQQYRKPTGTILDYFSGIKPPEYYELNSQRTQKQRALEDLQKERQFLDRARERFSESMTLSGPKLQPDNFEQEISRLTSEVTVLNKKQEMLRDTAVREEEQYDNIQLQIELANNALATHEGDSFYLLKEAREKLTCPTCGAEHLESFFDLLTYAEDARILRDLVTHLQEDATKIREQHQKTLAKKIELEKHYQKVSEILSIRRGALQFNDVVNSMGAERAFRVFEEQNAALKGEIDQKLSDIETLDTQLKELGDKKRSREILQTFRQTYSSALVSLNLPPIDTSKLRLTSRPDLSGSGGPRSILAYYGALWRTCIDTYGAFSIPLVIDAPNQQGQDDINLPKVLTYIADDLPEGVQVIVGIEIDTPHFFDNKVVLDQQYKLLHSEEYDAVRDEIDPLVRTMYHSLQNEGLG, encoded by the coding sequence ATGAAAAGCTTCTTATTCGAAAGCATATGGCTTCTATCGCACGGGGAACAGCGAGGCCGACTGATTCGTTTTCACCCAAGGAAGAACTTATTCGTGGGAAGGAATCACACAGGCAAGTCAAGTCTGATCAAGACTCTATTCCTAACTCTAGGAGCTCGACCTCAAGGTGACCTAGCTCAATGGGATGAAAAGACAATATCTGCAGTTGATTTCTGTATTGACAAGAAGCGATACCGCGCCGTTCATCAGCTCAGACATCGAGCTTTATTCAACGAGACAAACGATCTTATCATCGCTACAAACAATCACGACAAATGGGCGGAAACCTTCGCCAAAACAGTTGGGTTCAACCTAGTCCTTACCGACAAGAACCTCGAGACAGTTCAAGCTGACCCACGCTGCTTTTTCCTGCCGTTCTATATCAACCAAGATGGCAGCTGGCAATCTAGCTGGAACACTTTCATTGGACTTCAACAGTACCGCAAACCAACAGGAACCATCCTCGACTACTTCAGTGGGATCAAGCCCCCTGAATACTACGAGCTAAACTCTCAGCGAACTCAAAAACAGCGAGCGTTGGAAGACCTACAAAAAGAACGTCAATTTTTAGATAGAGCACGTGAACGATTTAGCGAATCAATGACCCTCTCAGGACCAAAACTTCAACCCGACAACTTTGAACAGGAAATTTCTCGCCTCACAAGCGAAGTTACTGTATTAAATAAAAAGCAGGAAATGTTACGAGACACAGCCGTGCGGGAAGAAGAACAATATGACAACATTCAGCTTCAAATCGAGCTTGCCAATAATGCCCTGGCAACCCATGAAGGGGACTCTTTTTACCTTCTCAAGGAGGCAAGAGAAAAACTGACATGCCCTACATGTGGTGCTGAACACTTGGAGTCCTTTTTCGATTTACTTACGTACGCAGAAGATGCCCGCATACTTAGGGATCTCGTCACCCACTTGCAAGAGGATGCGACCAAGATTAGGGAGCAACATCAAAAAACCCTAGCAAAAAAAATTGAGCTCGAAAAACATTATCAGAAGGTATCTGAAATCCTCAGCATCCGACGCGGTGCACTGCAATTCAATGATGTTGTTAATAGCATGGGAGCCGAAAGGGCATTCCGAGTATTTGAGGAACAAAATGCTGCGCTCAAGGGAGAAATCGATCAGAAGCTTAGCGACATTGAAACTCTAGACACTCAACTGAAAGAACTTGGGGACAAGAAGCGTTCTAGGGAAATCTTGCAGACCTTCCGTCAGACATACTCTTCTGCACTTGTCAGCTTAAACCTTCCTCCAATCGATACGAGCAAACTAAGACTTACCAGTCGCCCAGATCTTTCAGGAAGTGGGGGGCCTCGCTCAATATTAGCTTATTATGGGGCACTCTGGCGGACGTGTATTGACACTTACGGCGCTTTTTCCATTCCCTTGGTCATTGATGCACCTAATCAACAGGGGCAAGACGATATTAATCTTCCTAAAGTTCTCACCTACATTGCTGATGACCTCCCAGAAGGAGTCCAAGTTATTGTAGGAATAGAGATTGACACTCCTCATTTCTTCGACAACAAAGTCGTGCTCGACCAGCAATATAAGTTGCTGCATAGTGAAGAATACGATGCTGTAAGAGATGAGATCGATCCCTTGGTAAGAACGATGTATCATTCCCTACAAAATGAAGGTCTTGGCTGA
- a CDS encoding dsDNA nuclease domain-containing protein codes for MPSDSLSEILEVINRDDLTEVGGGHNQKGVDFQRYWGMMKIVELEEENAEDFLLLFEALQDIAVLDSCITPKTICIYQVKKKDRNEWKWAELTALPSPKTPGKRSSTKKVPLIKVKNSPLGKLYRSVIAFKTLKSTGHFVSNAGCDLPLEDGTNAATSLPCALLSLAKDHRELLSKSLKTIRASGDPAIKLSAIHIERTNIPVNDPGTYLVGRVNTFLTKRSPLHAGQARALVESLMAKISPLGARTDTCKTPDEVRRQHGYSKDDFVDALDTLNQVPDLLLHLEDWLTKLNQEGMGIMDITSIRVAATVIYRRQVMGAKSIEAECLIVDCESWLNLHSSPNDLIPYLQQAYNDLASKYPLIKKPELFAYFMLQAIKKCVAQT; via the coding sequence ATGCCTAGCGACTCTCTTTCCGAAATTCTGGAAGTAATCAATCGCGATGATCTTACAGAAGTCGGTGGAGGACATAACCAGAAAGGTGTCGATTTCCAGCGATACTGGGGCATGATGAAAATAGTCGAGCTTGAAGAAGAAAACGCCGAAGATTTTTTGTTGCTTTTTGAAGCTCTCCAGGACATAGCAGTCTTGGACTCCTGCATAACACCAAAAACTATTTGCATATACCAAGTAAAAAAGAAAGATCGGAATGAGTGGAAATGGGCTGAATTAACTGCATTGCCTTCGCCTAAAACTCCTGGCAAACGCTCTTCAACAAAAAAAGTGCCCCTTATAAAAGTCAAAAACAGCCCCCTCGGCAAACTCTATAGAAGTGTAATTGCATTCAAAACCTTAAAAAGTACTGGGCATTTTGTATCTAACGCTGGATGCGATCTTCCTTTGGAAGATGGCACGAATGCAGCAACGTCCTTACCTTGCGCACTCCTTTCATTAGCTAAAGACCATCGTGAGCTTTTGTCAAAAAGTTTAAAAACAATCAGAGCATCAGGAGACCCGGCCATCAAGCTATCTGCAATCCATATTGAGCGGACCAACATTCCGGTCAATGATCCCGGCACATACCTTGTAGGAAGAGTGAACACTTTTCTGACAAAACGAAGCCCTCTCCATGCAGGCCAAGCGCGCGCGCTCGTTGAGTCGCTAATGGCAAAAATTAGTCCTCTTGGTGCACGGACCGATACATGCAAAACTCCCGATGAAGTGCGCCGGCAACACGGCTATTCAAAAGATGATTTTGTCGACGCGTTGGACACGCTTAACCAAGTACCCGACCTGCTTTTGCACCTGGAAGACTGGCTAACAAAACTTAATCAGGAAGGAATGGGTATCATGGACATTACATCAATTCGAGTTGCAGCCACTGTAATCTATCGGAGACAAGTAATGGGGGCTAAATCCATTGAGGCCGAATGCCTTATTGTTGATTGTGAAAGTTGGCTGAATTTACACTCAAGCCCAAATGATTTGATACCTTATCTACAACAAGCTTACAATGACCTTGCCAGTAAATACCCCTTAATAAAGAAGCCAGAACTCTTCGCCTACTTCATGCTGCAAGCGATAAAGAAATGCGTGGCCCAGACTTAA
- a CDS encoding addiction module antidote protein, translating to MKRSKAYQPDLIESLRDAGEAEEYLNAALEEGDSELFLLALRNVAEAQGGVAQLAEKAKLNRESLYIILSERGNPELKSLDALLHALGFRLAVTANRQA from the coding sequence ATGAAAAGAAGCAAAGCTTATCAACCAGACCTGATTGAAAGTCTGCGTGATGCCGGTGAGGCGGAAGAATACTTGAATGCGGCGCTGGAGGAGGGAGATTCCGAATTGTTCCTGCTGGCGTTAAGGAATGTGGCCGAAGCTCAGGGCGGGGTGGCCCAACTGGCCGAAAAGGCCAAGCTCAACCGCGAAAGCTTGTACATAATACTCTCCGAACGGGGCAATCCTGAACTCAAAAGCCTCGATGCCCTCCTCCACGCGTTAGGATTTCGCCTCGCCGTCACGGCAAACCGCCAGGCTTAA